From Micromonospora echinospora, one genomic window encodes:
- a CDS encoding PHP domain-containing protein, protein MTPPPSSAPRRIDLHTHSTASDGTLTPAELVRAAAEAGLDVVAITDHDTTAGWEPALRALPPGLTLVRGAEISCLWNGVQPGVSLHLLAYLFDPDSPALAAELARVRAAREIRGQRIVELLRADGVELDWTEIHTAAAGGSIGRPHIAAALIRAGLVATTTEAFGPQWLGWRYRVPKPDIDVFRAVELVRAAGGVPVFAHPRASRRGRIVPDELIVELAEAGLAGLEADHEDHSPAEREHVRALADRLGLVVTGSSDFHGTHKTVRLGAHVTSPQAYERIVAQATGVDPVVSD, encoded by the coding sequence GTGACTCCGCCTCCCTCGTCCGCCCCGCGCCGGATCGACCTGCACACCCACTCCACCGCCAGCGACGGCACGCTGACCCCGGCCGAGCTGGTGCGGGCCGCCGCCGAGGCCGGACTCGACGTGGTGGCGATCACCGACCACGACACCACCGCCGGGTGGGAGCCCGCGCTGCGGGCCCTGCCGCCGGGACTCACGCTCGTCCGGGGCGCGGAGATCTCCTGCCTGTGGAACGGGGTGCAGCCGGGTGTGTCGCTGCACCTGCTCGCGTACCTCTTCGATCCGGACTCCCCGGCGCTCGCCGCCGAGCTGGCCCGGGTGCGGGCCGCCCGGGAGATCCGTGGTCAGCGGATCGTCGAGCTGCTGCGGGCCGACGGGGTCGAGCTGGACTGGACGGAGATCCATACGGCGGCGGCCGGCGGCTCGATCGGCCGACCGCACATCGCGGCGGCGCTGATCCGGGCCGGGCTGGTGGCGACCACCACCGAGGCGTTCGGCCCGCAGTGGCTGGGCTGGCGGTACCGGGTCCCCAAACCCGACATCGACGTCTTCCGGGCGGTGGAGTTGGTCCGGGCGGCCGGTGGGGTGCCGGTCTTCGCCCACCCCCGGGCCAGCCGGCGGGGCCGGATCGTGCCGGACGAGCTGATCGTCGAGCTGGCCGAGGCGGGCCTGGCCGGGCTGGAGGCCGACCACGAGGACCACTCGCCGGCCGAGCGGGAGCACGTCCGGGCCCTCGCCGACCGGCTCGGGCTGGTCGTGACCGGGTCGTCGGACTTCCACGGCACGCACAAGACCGTCCGGCTGGGCGCCCACGTCACCAGCCCGCAGGCGTACGAGCGGATCGTCGCGCAGGCCACCGGGGTGGACCCGGTCGTTTCGGACTGA
- a CDS encoding SigE family RNA polymerase sigma factor yields MTGRDGLEEEFREFVAARSGALLRTAYLLAGDWATAEDLLQTALTKTYLAWKRNGGIDAVEPYARRVLVNTSTSWWRRRWHGERPTEVLPERAATDEIEQQLDRDLLWRHLRALPARQRAVLVLRYYEDLSEAQTAALLGISVGTVKSQTSRALNTLRRRLGDEEALDLSARAATPDDTGAPAGPPASATRARAVPRTPARPVAPRPAAGTGAGAPGNPGVESRPVAPVSPARPPVLATPLPASTGEHR; encoded by the coding sequence GTGACCGGCAGGGACGGCCTGGAGGAGGAGTTCCGCGAGTTCGTCGCGGCCCGCTCCGGCGCCCTGCTACGGACCGCCTACCTGCTCGCCGGGGACTGGGCCACCGCCGAGGACCTGCTCCAGACCGCGCTGACCAAGACCTACCTGGCGTGGAAGCGCAACGGCGGGATCGACGCCGTGGAGCCGTACGCCCGGCGGGTGCTGGTCAACACCTCGACGAGCTGGTGGCGACGCCGCTGGCACGGCGAACGCCCCACCGAGGTGCTCCCCGAACGGGCCGCCACCGACGAGATCGAGCAGCAGCTCGACCGGGACCTGCTCTGGCGGCACCTGCGGGCCCTACCGGCCCGGCAGCGGGCGGTGCTGGTGCTCCGCTACTACGAGGACCTCTCCGAGGCGCAGACGGCGGCACTGCTCGGCATCTCCGTCGGGACGGTGAAGAGCCAGACCTCGCGGGCGCTGAACACGCTGCGCCGCCGGCTCGGCGACGAGGAGGCCCTCGACCTGTCCGCCCGAGCGGCCACCCCGGACGACACCGGGGCACCCGCCGGGCCGCCCGCCTCGGCGACGCGGGCCCGCGCGGTGCCGCGTACCCCGGCGCGGCCGGTGGCGCCGCGACCCGCCGCGGGCACCGGGGCCGGCGCCCCCGGGAACCCGGGTGTCGAGTCCCGGCCGGTGGCCCCCGTGTCCCCGGCCCGTCCGCCGGTGCTCGCCACGCCGCTGCCCGCGTCGACCGGGGAGCATCGGTGA
- a CDS encoding PH domain-containing protein produces MGSPSGLPPDPDDPDRERRERDTEPIPRYRDDDPPPGYGPERGERSSYPDDAGYPVDGPPYPDDARSGRTWVRDPEAEYQPPVFSDDELAGLRADAAGSAPRRVLPLEDEPSSLVARYLFPTERYRGEWKRHWIHLTTPILIGVAATFVLGYLSGALANRNIGPLTTIAVLLWFAVMGWVAWKVADWWYDRFILTNKRVMVVNGIITRKVAMMPLARVTDMKYEQTPTGRALNYGTFVLESAGQDQALREIKNLPNPNELYLRVVEEMYEPQAVEARLGKEADEAKADDGA; encoded by the coding sequence ATGGGAAGCCCCTCCGGCCTGCCCCCCGACCCCGACGATCCCGACCGGGAGCGCCGGGAGCGCGACACGGAGCCCATCCCCCGGTACCGGGACGACGACCCGCCGCCGGGCTACGGCCCGGAGCGCGGCGAGCGCTCGTCCTATCCGGACGACGCCGGCTACCCGGTCGACGGGCCGCCCTATCCGGACGATGCCCGCTCCGGCCGCACGTGGGTCCGCGATCCGGAGGCCGAGTACCAGCCGCCGGTCTTCTCCGACGACGAGCTGGCCGGTCTCCGGGCGGACGCCGCCGGCTCGGCGCCGCGCCGGGTGCTGCCCCTGGAGGACGAGCCCAGCTCGCTGGTGGCCCGTTACCTCTTCCCCACCGAGCGGTACCGGGGCGAGTGGAAGCGGCACTGGATCCACCTCACCACCCCGATCCTCATCGGGGTGGCCGCGACCTTCGTCCTCGGCTACCTCTCCGGGGCGCTCGCCAACCGGAACATCGGGCCGCTGACCACCATCGCCGTGCTGCTCTGGTTCGCGGTGATGGGCTGGGTCGCGTGGAAGGTCGCGGACTGGTGGTACGACCGCTTCATCCTGACCAACAAACGGGTCATGGTGGTCAACGGCATCATCACCCGCAAGGTCGCGATGATGCCGCTGGCCCGGGTCACCGACATGAAGTACGAGCAGACCCCGACCGGCCGGGCCCTGAACTACGGCACCTTCGTGCTGGAGTCCGCGGGCCAGGACCAGGCACTCCGCGAGATCAAGAACCTGCCCAACCCGAACGAGCTCTACCTGCGTGTCGTCGAGGAGATGTACGAACCGCAGGCGGTCGAGGCGCGGTTGGGCAAGGAGGCCGACGAGGCGAAGGCGGACGACGGGGCGTAG
- a CDS encoding DUF6758 family protein, with amino-acid sequence MSCPRCGGPVRGPDLMHTESRCLACGPVPPLHVPEHIGPEIVSSVVERITAGPVGDAPAVPLWSPWPLPPGWTVTGVGWAGDDRTGVRATVIACAGPAPLGGGPADVVFVAEEPGVGLGTRLAGTPGPDPGPRLTEALADPGPGHPGHVATAKIRVGGHPTPLWLVDSSTDRSAYAGEARGMWLHAIAWPASAGHLLAEDVVLHDLTEWTPPELVYGAPSPYLHGKA; translated from the coding sequence GTGAGCTGTCCGCGGTGTGGCGGACCGGTACGGGGGCCGGACCTGATGCACACCGAGTCGCGTTGTCTGGCCTGCGGGCCGGTCCCCCCGTTGCACGTCCCGGAGCACATCGGTCCGGAGATCGTGTCGAGCGTGGTGGAGCGGATCACGGCCGGTCCGGTCGGGGACGCCCCGGCGGTCCCCCTCTGGTCCCCGTGGCCGCTGCCGCCCGGCTGGACCGTGACCGGAGTGGGCTGGGCCGGCGACGACCGCACCGGGGTCCGGGCCACCGTGATCGCCTGCGCCGGTCCCGCCCCGCTCGGCGGTGGCCCCGCCGACGTGGTCTTCGTCGCCGAGGAGCCCGGCGTGGGGCTCGGCACCCGCCTGGCCGGCACACCCGGTCCGGACCCGGGGCCCCGGCTCACCGAGGCGCTGGCCGATCCCGGCCCGGGACATCCCGGGCACGTGGCCACCGCGAAGATCCGGGTCGGCGGCCATCCCACTCCACTGTGGCTCGTCGATTCCTCGACGGATCGAAGCGCGTACGCCGGAGAGGCTCGGGGAATGTGGCTCCATGCGATAGCCTGGCCGGCGAGCGCGGGTCACCTCCTCGCGGAAGACGTCGTCCTCCACGACCTGACCGAGTGGACTCCGCCCGAGCTCGTGTACGGTGCGCCCTCTCCGTACCTGCACGGGAAGGCCTGA